The Nicotiana tabacum cultivar K326 chromosome 5, ASM71507v2, whole genome shotgun sequence sequence AAATACACTACTGTGGCGCACCATATGCCGCATTGGTGGGAAAGTTGAGAGGCCTATTTTTTCACTCTACAGAAAATTTGTACTAGCACACGCGCCATGTGGGGTGTGGCACTGTGCAGTGAGCATTTTTCTTAGAGTAATcttttttttctaactttttgacatctagacttggtcctcgacccctaAATGTAATTCCGACTTAATTTTTTGGACTTCTACTCAGAATTCAAAGCTCCAAACTTGTTTTTTCACTCGAAATCACATCCTACACATCATAACATACATAATAAATACAGAGTACTAACAATTAGGCTCAAATACATTCAAAGTGTAGTTAGTAGAGTACAAAATATATTCAAAACACAGGTTCCTAGCCTACCATCAGTACACCACAAtcagtactcaataagtatcatccttgagcaatcaaactacacttcaagTGTAGACAACCTTTTTgagcaactctcctaactcatcctGCCAAGAATAATTAGAGCACATTAAGCACCATACCGTAACATCCTAACCTCAAGACTCAACTCACAAGCACcacatatttttcaaaaaactgactcacttactctaacatagaggccaaagacattacctttcctttcaCACGTCATGTTCTCTCACAAAAATAATAAAGAGTAGTTCCATACACAACAAAGTTTAAGAACAAATTTGAACTCAAGATAGAAACAATTCATTCACTATAAGAAACAAAATTCAGGTGCCAGAAAAGATGTACCATAGGCTTGttcgtagtgtaatactctactaatatgagctcattcagtcaaggatcaagtatgattttatttgattgtaatgtaggctgcgggacaggTAGAATATATATAGATAATAGTTAATACagctccctaagcactttaatacatacaattttaCCAATTCAAATCTCACTCTTGTGTTGAACAAAACCCAACCTTCACAACATAATAGCATCAAACTCCCATTCTTTACGCACATACAAGATGAGAACTACCACTAGCAAGGaattaattttttctttctaatacatatcttttttatttcaaagttatgATTTTTTTTCCTCAAGCAAATTTACCTTTTTTTTCCAATTCCTTACACGTGGCTCTCATAACTTTTCAAATATTGCactttctctatttttctcagtTTCACTCAAAAACCCAACCATACCTTCATTTAGCTTTTATTTagctcataaatatttcaagtgctcaagaaagttaaaaggttcaaatagataatcaattcaaacaaaggggtcaggcttgtaatgtggttgccaaagaaatacgATTATAGGCTAAACGGGGCTAACTAGAATACATATAATTAGGTGAGTAAAAAGTCATGTATATGGCTCAACAAAACAATACCTCTACTTCTGCTAAACGTATGCTTCTCTCTCGGCGTAGGTAACTAACGTGCGTCAGCCATGGGGACAAGATCTCATGTACTATCTCAGAAGGCACTAATGGCAATGTCAGCATCGACACAAAGGAGGAATTATGGAGGAAAAAGTGCGAGCACTGGAATAGAATTGGGAAGCAACAGATCTGAGTTAGAAACCAAACAGGACAATGGAAAACAACAAGTTGGAAATAAGGAGGCAACACCAAATATTACTTGGATAACACCTTCAAGAGTGAGCAAAAGCACTCAAATACAAGGCCAACATATTGCGAGGATAAACACATTTCAGGTGTTGGATAAGCCTGGAAAAAGCAGACAAGGGGAGGAAGAAGTAGGTGGAAAAGAGGGAGGTACGACCACACCCCATTCTGGGGATGGTTAACATGTTATGTTGGAATACAAGGGGCTTAAATGCCCCTAATAAGCAAAAGGAGGTGAAACTCCTTTGCAATGCTGAACAAGTTGGGTTAATATGTCTGTTGGAAACAAAAATAAAGGAAGCCAAAATAGACCAAGTGGTCCAACAAAAGTTTGGGGATGGCAGTATATTACAAACTTAGAATCTCATTATAATGGTAGGATTCTGATTACATGGAGGCAGGATTATTACAAGGTGATACCTGTGCATATAATTGCTCAAATGGTAACATGTGAGGTGCAATTCATTCCTCAACAATTGACCTTTATGTTATCAATGATCTATGCTTTTAATACTAAGGAGGATAGGAGGAGCTTATGGGATAATATCATGGAGCAATGTAAGTTGTGCACAAAATCATGGATGCTTGTGGGTGATTTTAATTTTGTGCTAAGAGAGGATGACAAAATAGGGGCAACTCTGTTACATGGGTGGAAATAGTGGATTTCCATAATTGTGTTGACACTTGTGGACTAATAGAAATGCCCCACTTAGGGAATCATTACACATGGAATGATAAACATGTTGaccaaagaattttctcaaaaatagaTTAGGTGTTTATAAATGGGGATTGGCTTGAAGATATTCCTCCATTCATGGTAAGATATTTGCATGAGGGTATTAGTGATCACTATCCAGCAAAGATATCACTAACAGCGGAAAAAGACAGAGCTAAGAGATTATTCCAATATTGCAATGTATGGGCTCAACACCCACTCTTTTTAGAGAGGGTAAAAGCAGGATGGGAAGTGCAAATTCAGGGATACAAAatgttactgataatcaagaaacTGAAAATGATGAAAAGAGGATTAAAACAGTTGAATTTTCAATACTTCAGAAACATAGTGCCAGAAGCAGATGAAGACATGAAAAATCTTAAAAAAGCTCAAGAAAAGCTACAGGGATACCTTATGAATACTGAATTTCAAAAATAGGAGAGAGAAGCATACAAGAAATTTAGGGAATTTTCCTATTTGGCAGAACTATACCTCTAACAGCAAAGCAAGACAAATTGGATAAGGTTAGGAGATGATAATACTaaatattttcattcagtaaTCAAGCACAAGAGGTTCAAACAGGCTACTGCTCAACTAAAAATGAACATGGAGATTGGCAAAGTGATCCAGATGTAATTGCAAAAAATATTGTGAATTACTATGTAGAGCTACTGGGGCAAAATTCTCCAACTAGAGTTAAAACAAGAGAAGGATTCATAAaaatgggatcagttcttaccataGAGATACAAGTAGACTTGCTAAAATCATATAATGCTAAGGAAGTCAAGGAAATAATATTTCAGATTGACAGTAGTAAAAGACCAAGTCTACATGATTTTGGGAGTGGTTTTTTCAAGGCAGCGTGGAGTATAGTTGGAGAGGATATCATTGCAACAATATTGGAATTCTCCCATAATGGGAAGTTACTGAAACAACTGAACTCAACTAACATAGTATTGATACCAAATGTGGAGGTTCCCGAATATACAAGTCAGTACAGCCCCATTTTTTGTTGCAATGTAGTGTATAAAGGCATCTCAAAGATGTTATGTAGCAGACTTAAACATGTAGTTACCCAGCTAGAAGCAGACAATCAGGCTGCCTTTATCCCAGACAGATTCATGATGCACAATATTCTTATATGCCATGACCTATTGAGGCACTATAATAAAAAACTTCTGCTAGATGTTTAATGAAGAAAGATTTGGGAAAAGCTTATGATATGGTGGATTAGAAGTTCTTGGAGGAAGTACTGAAAGGCTTTGGGTTCCCTGAGAGGTTCCTACAACTGATCATGACTTGTGTTACATCAACAAAGTTTTCTATTAAGATCAAGGGTGAAGGACATAGATATTTTGAAGGAAGAAAGGGGCTTAGGCAAGGAGATCCCATGTATCCTCTATTATTTATTTTAGTGATGGAATACTTATCTAAAACTTTGAAGTTCATGAGTAATTTACCTGACTTACGCTTCATCCTATGTGTAAACAACTTAAACTAACTCATTTGATCTTTGCAAATGATTTTATGATCTTCTTCAAAGGTAACATTGCCTCAGTAACAAGAGTTATGGAAGCACTGTCACACTTCAACAAGGCATCTGGCCTGATTGCAAACTTAGAGAAGTCAAATATTTTTATAGTAAGGTTGATGAGGTGACTAAGGAGCAGCTGCTAAATATGACAAGATTCACACAAGGTACATTTCCTATAAGATACCTCGGGGTGCCTCTGTCATTCAAGAAATGGAGAAAATTGGAATGCTATCAATGGTGGATAAAAATAACAAGTAGGATTAAAACTATATATGGCAAGCATTTGTCCTATGCAGgaaaacttcaaataatcaactcAGTGTTATTCTCCATCCATAATTTTTGGGGGGCAGTTTTCATATTGCCCTAGAGTGTAGTTAAGGAAGTTGATAAAATTTTCAGGGAATATCTATGAGGAAGTtcagaggaaaagaaaaaagttttCCTTGTGTCTTGGAAAACAATATACTTTCGAAAGAAATATGGAGGGTTGAATGTGAAAGGAAGCAGACTTTGGAATGTAGCATCTGTTGAAAAATTGTTATGGCAATTGATTGATAAACAAGAATCCTTTTAGGTGAAGTGGGTGCATGGAATCTATATGAAGACCAATACTAATATTTGGAACCATAAGCCACCTTTGGATAGTAGCTGGTACTGGAGGAAAATAACTCCTTAAAAGATGAAATTAAGGCATGGTATGAGCGAGACCACTATTCTCTAACTTCTGGGAGTATACTCAATAACTAGAAGTTATATATCTCTACTAGGAGATATGCCCAAATTGAACATAGCAGACTTAATATGGAGTGAAATTGCACAACTAAAGCACTTGTTGTTTATGTGGTTAGGAGCACAGGGCAGACTATTAACAAAGGATAGGCTTCGAAAACTGCATATCCAAGTTAAAGATGGAAGCTGCTGTTTATGTGATGCAGGAGCAGAAGAAGACAATAATTATTTGTTTGTTGCATGTAGCTGGATCATATCACTCAGAGGAGCAGCTATAGTTTGAGCTGGTGTTCAAATACATGAGGAAGATATCAGGAAGACTTTGGAGAGAATAAAGAGGAAGAATTGAAAGCTAACCAAGAAAGAAATAGTAGCAGCAATATTTGGATCAATGTTCTACCATACATGGAGGGCTAGAAACTAAaaattattcaaaggtgtcaatGTAAATACAGAGGATGTAATAAGACAGACTAAGCAAGATGTTATAGAAAGAATAGATACAAAAGGTAGATAAAAAAAAGCTCATACATGTATAGAAGTTCTGCAAAGGATCACTATATAATTGTAAGTAATATTTGTCTAGAGGTTTAGTTTCCAAAGCACCCTTCCTAGAATGTGGTTGTGGTATTAAGTGGTCCTTAGGTGTAATGATTTTGTTATAAATGATAATATTCACAGTTGTTACCAAAAAAAACCTCTACCACTTTCTAGACTAACAAGACTACCATTTTGCTTTACAAACACGCGGGGCAAGTTTTAGATGTCAACTGACATGCATAGAATATCCACAAACCATACTCACACcctggcacataactcacttcgGACCAGATTTatcccgactctctagtcaaaggaGTTAAATAAAGTCAAAATCGAATAATTTAAGACACTTATATATGAGTCAAGaaatgagcctaagcgtcacaactaagtCAATCACCTCTCTCAAGACACAACAAAGTCGAGAAAAGTTATCTCCACTTAGCATTACGACACAAGACTCCTTATTTCTACAAAAAAACCAATTATACCCCGTTCAAGCAAAACCCTTAGAAAAGAACCGTgatacaaagaaaaaccaaggagaaATTATAAAATTccctaagaaaataaaataaaaataaaagattttttttgaatttttagtttttaattttttttgttcgactttaatccctcaagaaaacagTTGAGGAGATCTATAGTTGGGAAAAGTCTAACTttttcaaaagaacaaaaaaacataaagataagaaaataaaatacatacacatatttacatcccccaccccacattttaaattgtggcatgtccccatgacacacaagtaAAAAATAATAGGTAAAGCAAACTCTCctaaattttcctttttctagATTAAATGAACTCAACCCCTAATTCTGAACTCATTCCTTGTTTCCACTCCTTAGAATTCTTTATGGAGCTCACTAGGGCAAAGACCTCTAAGGATATCTGCAAGacccactcttttctttctttattggtCTAATTTTGAGCAATAAATTGCTCATTCAGGAAGATCCTTAACTTGTTCCTGCATTCTTTCACAGGATCAATCCATACATATTCCTATAAATCCCccaaaataaaatccacatgatcaaggttagaataagaaaacaaagaagaaaggtcATGTGAATATTCCTGTGGTATGTCCAAGACCATTTATTTCTCATTCTCTTCCACTAAAGGTTGTAAGGAAAGGTGGATGAGGGatttgaactcttcttttattgcttcacaaTCAACCAAAGCCTTATCTTCAATCATGCATCTTAATTAAATCAGAGTCCTCTTGCAGAGTGGCAAGTTCTCTCTGTGGATGCTCATCCTCTAGGGCAAGCTCATTCTCACAAGGTATCTCCTCCATATATTTATCATTACAATGCAATGGTCTTTCTGAAAGTATACTTACTATTTGGCTCACTTGCA is a genomic window containing:
- the LOC142180753 gene encoding uncharacterized protein LOC142180753, which translates into the protein MGSVLTIEIQVDLLKSYNAKEVKEIIFQIDSSKRPSLHDFGSGFFKAAWSIVGEDIIATILEFSHNGKLLKQLNSTNIVLIPNVEVPEYTSQYSPIFCCNVVYKGISKMLCSRLKHVVTQLEADNQAAFIPDRFMMHNILICHDLLRHYNKKLLLDV